In the Thunnus thynnus chromosome 24, fThuThy2.1, whole genome shotgun sequence genome, ttgttgcagCACGTCTGCATCCAGTAGACTATTTAGTATGAAACACAGGCGCCTGATACTGTATCAGTAGCCTATGTGAcgctcacaaaaacaaagggaTTTTATGAGGATGACGTATGACTGCAGCGTTCTACTATAGTCATACGTCATTGTTCAGTTTTAACAACAGCTGACGTTTTTGACCTTTGAGCACAAAATGAAGTTATTTGTCCACAAATATTTGGTGAACATTGTGGCTAATCAACATGGTcagaaaatgactcagaaaaatatgaaatatctcaaaaatgccaaaatacactGGAGGGAGGCTTTAAatagtatttaaatgtttgaaaacaacatttgaatgtgTAAATCTGAAGGAGATTTTACCTCATAAAAATCATccttatgtctgcagtttagtgtcaccacaactttcacatcatattaatctcagcacacAAGTAAgaaatggtgtctgacctcagagtctccagtctacagtgtggactctccagaaaatcaaaCTGCAGATTCCTTCCTGAACCGTCCCGACTGGAGTTGTAGCTCAGatcaagctctctcagatgggaggggttggacttcagagttGAGAGCAGAGatgcacagctgatctctgacaaactgcagctcttcaatctgaataaagaagaaATCATGTAGCGTTAGAAGCAGTTTACATGGGTGCAAGAGCTCTGTCTACAGACGGATTTCCATCAAAAGTGAATTATTTGTTCCATCatagtctgtttgtttttaccactaacacaaaaaagattttactcTGCCAccacatttctgcttttttcactttgtaaaCGATTAAACGGCGAGGGAAAGAGACGTTGGTTGTTCCAGACATCAACGCTTGTTCCAGCTTCCTGCGGTTGTTTATGCATCGATTTATACGTCTGTTTTCTCCAAAATAATCAAAGTTATggcagttttatttaatgtgcaCTTATTTCTCTGTAGGGATGGGTACCGAAACCCGGTATTAAACGAGCCCCGAGGATAAATTTTTAAAGACTGTAGTATTGATAAACTCCGATGTTACCGGTTCTTTTATCAgcactttttaatgttttggtgtaATTTATTCTCAAACTGCAgcctctcctccacacacacacacacacacacacacacacacacacacacacacacacacacacacagtcagaggaCTACCAAGGCTGGACTGGGAGAACTGGTGTCTTTGACTGGGCCATAAGTTATTAACTAACTCACTCCCCTGCCATCGCCCAATACTTGGACTTCTGCACTTAACCGTGTTCCTTGTTAGAGCCTGACATACAGTTCATATTTGGACATGATGTAACatgtctgctgctgttcattatattttcatttatatttcaactgtttttgaCAGACAGCATTATATTGACAAAACATCTTTCATTTATGTAatcttcatctttttatttgtacCACTGATATGCCTTAAGGCTGGACAATATCTCCAGTATATTCAGATGTTACATGATATAGAGCCAGATATTATCTGAGAGTTTGCTTGTAATTCTGTGATGTAGCTCAGTTGTCTGTAACTGTTGCTGCTCCACAAAGCAAGGTTAGTAAGTTTACCACATGACTTTAAAAATGGTAAAACTGCTGAAATTTGCTTTGTTATCATGAACTTGAATTGTCAATCATAATTGAATCATATCCAAATAGCTCATTCAAATGTTGCTTTACAGATTCAAAACACtatcatgatgatgtcatcttttcACACTTATCTGCTTAACTTTCTAATCCTGCTTTGTGGAACAGTCCTCTGGTTAAAAGCTGCTTAACAGCAAATGATGCAGTTTTATTCAACTGAACTCTTCTGTTCTGGTCACCTGCTTTGGTTTTCTAAacactgtttcatattttgaaatatattgttAGTCAAAAAGGTGATACTGTATAGTTGATCATGTCAATATTTCTGAGCCTAAGTGCCTTGTACTACTATTTCCATCAAAAAGCCAAAGACAGTTTGAGAGAGAACGCTCtgtttcagctttttgtttAACATGCAATTGTTCTGCATGTGAACTTTCCAActttatattcaaataaaaagtcaagTGCAATaagaagctgtgtttttttctcttacatTGTAATTACATGATTGAAAATATCAATGATTTAGCTCTGTTCTTCATTCCtaaagaacattttgttctgGTTTGCATTATGTGCTTGTAGCCAGCTTTGGACAGAGATTTTATGAAGAATGACAACCAGGTCtattaaaacctttttcttAACAAAAGTGTCTTTAATTGTATATATTGTGACTATTCCTATGTGTTTAACCTGCTAAGTCAGTATTCATTTAGGTTAAAAATaggtttattaaaatgtttgtaaaaaaaatacaaactaaataGTTCAATCAAACAAATCTGTCAACTGTAAgatactgtaaaagaaaaaaaacagttatattaataaagcaatgaaaaaccagatcatactgtatttttcattaacaGCATGAAACCGTAAACTTtagtaacagtaaaaaaatgttaattttacagTAACTTAATGGCAACCCTGCTGCCAGTTGTTGAATGTTCTTACAGGAagttttaacagtgtgtgtgtagaggtgtgtgtgtttctactgtagcagcctggtgtcatcaggagatttaatgaaggtaaacacagtgaacggtGGTGCGTAACGGCACTGCGCTCTGGCGCAgcacttctcagaggctgcagatttatcaacatatcagtcctgctgacttcagatgctgcagggatttaatgaagtgaaggagaagcttttcatacagtagaaacagctgtggacaacagatactgtaacaatcacccacattcatttatacatcactgcacactgatttactgactttcctgctttaaccacatgaaaccttattttctgtgcacatgttggttggagagtgtttaactgaaataaatgatttatatttgaagcattaatctgttgttgcagCACGTCTGCATCCAGTAGACTATTTAGTATGAAACACAGGCGCCTGATACTGTATCAGTAGCCTATGTGAcgctcacaaaaacaaagggaTTTTATGAGGATGACGTATGACTGCAGCGTTCTACTATAGTCATACGTCATTGTTCAGTTTTAACAACAGCTGACATTTTTGATCTTTCAGCACAAAATGAAGTTATTTGTCCACAAATATTTGGTGAACATTGTGGCTAATCAACATGGTcagaaaatgactcagaaaaatatgaaatatctcaaaaatgccaaaatacactGGAGGGAGGCTTTAAatagtatttaaatgtttgaaaacaacatttgaatgtgTAAATCTGAAGGAGATTTTACCTCATAAAAATCATccttatgtctgcagtttagtgtcaccacaactttcacatcatattaatctcagcacacAAGTAAgaaatggtgtctgacctcagagtctccagtctacagtctggactctccagaaaatcaaaCTGCAGATTCTTTTCTGAACGGTCCCGACTGTAGTCTTcactcagatccagctctctcagatgggaggggttggacttcagagctgagagcagagaagcacagctgatctctgacaaactgcagctcttcaatctgaataaagaagaaATCATGTAGCGTTAGAAGCAGATTACATGGGTGCAAGAGCTCCGTCTACAGGCGGATTTCCATCAACAGTGAATTATTTGTTCCATCatagtctgtttatttttaccactaacacaaaaaagattttactcTGCCAccacatttctgcttttttcactttgtttatGATTAAACGGCGAGGGAAAGAGACGTTGGTTGTTCCAGACATCAACGCTTGTTCCAGCTTCCTGCGGTTGTTTATGCATCGATTTATACGTCTGTTTCCTCCAAAATAATCAAAGGTACggcagttttatttaatgtgcaCTTATTTCTCTGTAGGGATGGGTACCGAAACCCGGTATTAAACGAGCCCCGAGGATAAATTATTCAAGACTGTAGTATTGATAAGCTCCGATGTTACCGGTTCTTTTATCAgcactttttaatgttttggtgtaATTTATTCTCAAACTGCAGCCTGCAGAATTCACCAAAttgcatcatttaaaaaaacattttgcagggGGGGCATGCCTCCAGACCCCCCGAGGTGACTTCATGCCTCGACGCTCGTCGTTGGACACCAGTAGAAAAAAGttaagtcaaaataaaaatttcTCTTCAGCATCCATGAGATTATTGTGTTTGaaatcattcaatgtttcataatatgttcagagctgaagaaggtttagaatgaacaagtttagaaaatggaaactccaaacacctgaacccaacaggatgcaggttaaaaactgtcaaatacaaacagtgaaaaagagcttcattaatattaatgacaacatgctgctacttcaataaacacacagtgaCTTAACAGTGAATTAGCCAGTGCAGCTTTTTCATCTTATATTAAGGTTTCAAATCGGCAGCTCTGATACAGTCAATAGattaaaccactgaagaagaaaatagacgTTAATAGTAAGATACTCAGTGTGGATCAACATAACATCATccttatgtctgcagtttagtgtcaccacaacttttacatcatattaatctcacaGGGATTACAGCCAGGTCATGTTATTCACCTGTAATTTGTAAACCTATATTACTTGACACCTGCTAAACAAATAACACAAGATGTAAAATTTTGAGATTTCAGCATCACTTCACACATAATCATGGAGCTCTTTTTGACTGGTCCTTGGATCTTGGGCTACTCTTCTGACTCATTTTCTTACTGCTCGGTCAGCAATCTTGTGAGGAGCTCCTGTGTGTAGCCGGTTGATGGTGGAGTGAAGCTGCTTCCACTTGCAGATAATGGTCCCAATGGTGCTTATGGGAACATTTAGGAGTTGAGAAATCAGTCAGTAACCTGTGCCATTCCTGTTGCTCAACAATCTTGTTGTGAAGGTTTTGGGAGAGCTCTTTGTCTCTAATCATCATGAGATGGTTCTTGCATGACAGCTTGGTAACAAATAATATCTTCACAGATGTCTAACCCTTTTTAAAAGAGTGGAAGTGCTAACAGCCACATGCACTAACCCAGCTGATTGTAATTAGCACAGGTAAGAGGACTAATTAATGGAATCACCTGGTTCAGTGCTTTTTCTTACTGCCTGTTCAATACTTTTGTCCTGTGTCATTCCAATTCAATGCACATAAGTGTTTTGTTGATTGGGATGTTATGATTTCTTTAGCTGTGTTGCCTTATTGATTTAATACCAATGTCTGCTCTTAATTTCATATGGATAGCTGCACTGGAAATATGTCTCCCGAAAAAAGGTTGATGTGTTGAATACTTATTTCCCCCGctgtacatttatattttcttattgattAATGATTATTATACACATAAGATTAAGGGAAGACAACGCACCTGAAATAATTATATTTGTTCTGACTTATTACATGAGTTTGcctaatttgcataatttcatattaaaaattaaaggttataatacagaaatatattggATGAGAGTGTATATTACTAAGTTTCATTTTGATAGAAGAACATGGATTATTTTGTCCTTATTCAACTGTGGTGCCTTAAAACACATCCACCCTCATCCATGTTTAGGTTATTAAGAAATTTCACATAGGCTTGGCTCTGCTGCAAATTGAGCCTACTGGTATAGAAAAAATAGATGATATAAATTAGGGATGTCAATGATTCATCGATTATGGGTTAATTGCCATTAATAATTCAACTGATTGAGTTACAGGTGTTTCTGGTGACCGCCCGTAAGGGCCGCACAAGCTGTAAAACGAACGCACCTCCCTGCCTTCCGACGAAGAAAAACAGTTGCAGACTCGCAGTGAGCCTCAATCTGCTCACTGTGTCGTCTGGTTGAACTCTGAAGCATAAAGCTGTGAAAACTCCACGGAGTTGTTGTCTGGCGGCTATGCGGTTTAGCTATCTGAGGCTCATGCTAACACTAAACTAACATGttgaacagaagcagctgctcGGTTAATGCAGGCTGAGAGCTGACTGTCACACAGCAGGACTCTAATTACACATGCttccaacaaaatcaacacaaaagtgATGAACTGTCTAAGCGACACTCCCCTGATCtgaatataaatgcattttagcgGTGACAGTAAATGGACAGATAAAGTCACAGCAACAGTATTGTTTCATCCCCGGGACATCCGTccagctgagcagctgtttccagcagctggacTAATGTTAGCTACAGTAAACACACGTCACTCCATCATATAGATCAGGTCTGCAgattgttttatataaaactaaCCAGATGATGTCTGTTGTGGGGAGATTGGGGTAACctgtttcacatttacattgttACACTACAATGTCCACTGTACCAACAAAttatatgcatttattttagtctaaaatacaaaatgtgtaatatttcaCTTACTATTGTATATCTGAGCAGGCTGCAagttatatactgtagataaacACCCACTATACACTATGTACTATACATAAAGTAACAtcattttaccatttaccattacctatgtttgacacaaaataaGAGTAGACTACATTaggagttaaaagaaaaaaataagcaaacacCAGGttacttaaatgataaataacacaaataatgacttaatttaGAAATTACAGAGCTCACGTCTGTTGCTATTCAACAACTGGCCGCCAATATCCAAAGcattaaacacagcaaacagctgcacaacttCCAGCTTCACTAGAGGACAGCCAGAGCGCCCCCGCCGGCGGGAGCAGCGCTGCCGTCGTAGAAGCAAACGCGTCACAGGGTATTTAACACGGAAGAGTATAATCACACCACGTACCGTTTTGTTCAGAAGAAGCTCGGCTAGTAAGCTAGCGTAACCATTTCTACCTAAACGAAACACAAGTCAAACACCAAGCAACTGTGAGCGTGTAACAAAAAGCGCCCCTGATATCTTTCATTTCACGctatccacacacacatcaaatgaATCCTGAGATTTCACAGATTCCAGAAATATAACTCCTATCACTACCCGACCAAAACTCACTGGAAAAAACGTCGAAGTAATATAGAAAAACCTCCGTTTTTAAATTAACAACTACAAATTGTGTCTTACCTTTGCTGTTTCTGTAATCAAAAGTTGCGTCTGGCCGCACAAAACCACTAGTAATGGCTACTCCAATGTCTCTGGGTCATTTTGAGTTGATTACAGCCTTTCTGTATCCACTTTCCCGGTAGGAAGGACAGAGTGAAATCGGCCATCGTCTAAGCCTTCCATGCGAACACACGGTCTATGTCTCCATCTAGTGGTTGAATCGTAGTACTGACACAGATTCAGTCAAAAGCAATCGATAGTGGAGTTTGTGAGCTTTGATTAGAGGCCTAAACCGTCCAAATATGGTCCAAATCGACCAATGGTTTCCGGAGATATTGATGCGTATTGCTCAGGTTAGCTGAGATCGTTGCTCAGATTACATTAGGATTACATCACATTTGATGTAATTACAAATAGCTAATTTGGAATTTTTTCTCCACTAAAACTTATCTAACTTTGCTCTGCTTCACCTTCTTAGCATCAAAATGATGCTAAGAAGGTGATGTTCACATGTTTTATGGTTTACTAGAGGTTTTGGGCTGCAACTCCATCATTTCAAAGGGGATATTCACTATAATACTGTtaagttgggttttttttgtggaaatgaAATCTTTCATTTATGCCATGTTCCATCTTCATTTACTCTGACCCAGTAACATCTATACTGATGCTTACACCTCTGCACAAATCTCACAAGTGTGACCTTTATTATGATATAGAAAGTGTTCATATAAACCTTGTAGTTAcagagatatactgtatttattatgAGTATGCCATTTTCGAGCAGGGGCCTGAGTCAGAGGCCTAGGGCTTAAGAGGTTAATTAGATCAGACTAGATGTCTTGGACAAACCtaacaattaattaacatttaaccaaaattGCTGGAGCCTTCAATGGTAAATAACCTGTAACTTTATCCTacaaatcagaatcagaatcatctttattggccaagtatgtttacacatacaagcaaTTTGACTCCGctttagtggctctcaatgttcttacacagaataacaacacaacaatcttcagaaatatacacaaggaatgactatatacaggtgaatctgtttctgtgaactgtaaacaggattcAAATAGTGTAACGAAGTGAATAGTGTGAGGATtgatgagataaatattaaatggtaaaaaaaatgacGTTActtcatatacatatattaggtggttatgtacagtatattcagcCTGTTAATACACCCACCGGGCGCACGGGCCAACAGTTAGGTCTACAGCCTACAGGACACAATTAAACATCTATCtgcttgttattttcttttaataataatgtttaatttactTGCAATTAGTAGGATAAACGTGAACTTGCCCAGCgccaagctaacgttagctgaccAACTACCATCTGTAGCAAACCGTTATTTATCTGTCCATcgtttatgttttcatattattcatattattgttGAActttcaacaacaataatatgaaTCTTACCATTTTTATTCCATCATGTTGAATTCCGATGTTTGTTCTGTCACTCAGAACTATGAGCTAAAGTTGAGCGATGCTCTGTGTTTAGATATTCCGCGCTGTCTGTGTCACGTGATTCATGCAAACAATCACATTGGCTACTGAGATGTGACAATCTACGAAGAACATCTGGTTGATGCAgctctcactgttttttttttacaccatcaAAATCCACAAACGAAATACAGAATGAATAGGAagtttctctctcattctttcttttttttctcctcggATCTACACTGATCTCATAAATGGCCTCTATGgacacaacattcagacacctattcatgtcaacacagataaataaaatgctgctgactgtaaaatggatcaaattaaacATGTTGGATTAAAAGCTTAtgtattacttttatttatcttcttCCTGTAAATGGTAAcaggaaattaatattttcctcCTACTGAGGAACTTATTTCCAACCACAGATTTACTCTCATCATCACCGCTGACTAACAGTGATCAGTGCCAAACACCAGACTTTCACATGACTTCCCTTCTATCTGGTGGTGCAGCTACACAAAGTGACATCATTTTCTGCCAGGAAGCATCATGCACATGTTGAAGTGTAGCAGCTAAAACACGACTTGAGATACAAACTGCATTTGGAAATATGATTTGCTCTCTTTGTCTGTACTCCTGTGTGAGAgtattaaagtgtgtgtgagagagacttTATGTATAAGTTCCTACAAAATAGTGTGTtatcaatatttaatatataagaCATTATTCATGAATATGCAATGAAAGTCTTGAACTTTTTTCCCATTTGGTTTATAGATTTGAGTTTCACACACGTaccaaaaattataaacattaaattGGTCTAACATAAAGTTGTCCAATAATTTCTTACAAATATCAGACCCTTTCGATGGTAGACTGAATTCAAATTGAAATCAACTGTTCAggcattttggattttaaacattttagtgatttgtgaaatacaaatgaatcaaattaaatgtgaaacTTCTATTATGAATTTAAATAACTGGGTACATACAAGACATACAAGAGGAAAACGCAGTcggtgaactgacctcagagtctccagtctacagtttggactctccagtccagcagacagaatCAATCCTGAGTCCTTCAGGTTGGAGTTTTCACTCAGGTCAAGCTCTCtgagatgggaggggttggacttcagagctgaggccacaacttcacagtgagtCTTTGAGAGTCCACAGTCCTTAAGCCTGTTATTAcaaattatattacatttaaatatgctAAAATCAAACACCTCTATGATGAATATAGACACTATGCATTTTGATGACAAAGCAAATTGTGTTTTGAGGGGTCAGCAGCTCCATATAGTGCATTTATGGTAAAATGCTGTCTGTTGTGATAAAATGATGACTGTCAAAACACAAATCCTTAAGTCCTGAAGTTCTTTTGCTGGATTTGTATTAAAACTAGAAGGTGAAGgataaactgtaaaatgtaacattGTTTATAATTAAACAGAATAACTGTGTTCATAAGTGTAAACACATCAACTACAAAGTTTTTCTTGCTCTCAAAGTTTTGGTTACAACTGAAGAACAATTGTTGTGAGAATAACTGGTTTACAATTTTGGCAACAAGCAGCTGTAACACAAGCTGAACACAATTTAACAGTTTGTAAGTTTTacagtgtgcatgtatgtaaagGAGGGATGTATGATATGTCAGTGGCTGATATTTTTGgctgagaaatgagaaaatgtaactactgtattgttattgttttggtaaTTGAATTTCAGTCAATAATTGTGTCCGATAATGCAGAGCCTTTTTACAGTGACTGTGGACTAGTGACATCATTCTAAACCTGGTTGTGAACAGGGACTTTTTAAGGTCAGGTCTTGTGTTGGTACTGGAGTGGACTGAGAGTAACAGAACAGACATGGTTTTAGAGTAGATTATAGTAGTCTGTACAGTCCTGCCTCTCTtgcctttctctcctctgatcTCTGTGTTGCTGCCTGTTTGCACAAGGCCAGCGTAacttacaaacaaacataacctACATTGTTTTAAGATTAATAATATTGGTTATCGTATTGGTATCAGACACAACAAACATAATTATCAATCGTTGTCATTGGCCCTGAAATTCCACATCAGTGCATCTCTAATGTAAAGTGATTCACACTTTACAGCATGCActatacatttacattacactTTACTGTAATATTGATATGATTGATGTAAAGTTGGCTTTataatgttgatattttgtttcCCAATCACTCTCAACACTGTAAAACACTCCcttaaaaatgtttatcttAGTTACAGGTACAAAGAGTACAACGTTTGGAGATCAAATAGGCTCTTCAGAGTTGAGTACAgaggcaacaggaagtatctaAAACATTTTGGACTGAGCAGCTGGACatgagagagatgtgtgtgtgtgttctgcagttATTGATTTATAATGTTGATAATCACATCTAGACTTACACAgcctttctgcagttcctcacagctgggatcagtctCCGTCGTCCCTCATCTGATGTGTTGTACTTCTTCAGGTCCAACTCATCCAGAACCTCTtctgacatctgcagcatgtaggacagagctgagcagtggatCTCAGAGAGTTTCTTCTctgatctgttctctgacttGAGGAACTTTTGGATCTCCTGATGTACTGAGCGGTCgttcatctccatcagacagtggaagatgttgatgcttctgtcaggagagaCATTAGTATTCATCTTCTTCAGGTTGTTGACGGCTCTCTGGATGATTTCTAGACTGTTCTTTTTCCAATCCAGCAGGCCTCCTAAGAGATGCTGGTTGGACTCCAGAGAGAGACCATGAAGGAAACGAACAAACAGGTCCAGGTGGCCATTTTCACTTTCAAGAGATTTCTTCATGGCTTTCATCAGGAAGTCATCCAGAGTTGGGTCATCGTTTCTGAAATGCTTAGAAATCTTCTTAAGGAAAGACTCTGGTTTTGATTCCTCGTGTTTGTAGTCTTCTCCCAGGAAGGCCTTCAGTACCTCTGTGTTGCTGCTGGTGTAACAGTGGTACatgtagactgcagccagaaactcctgaacactcagatgAACAAAGCTGTAGACTGTTTTCTTGAATGTCACACTCTCTGTTTTGAGGATCTCTGTACAAAATCCTGAGTACACCGAGGCCTCTTTGACATCAAGACCGCACTGCTCCAGGTCTTCTTGGTAGAAtatgatgtttcctttctctAGCTGTTCAAACGCCAGCCTCCCCAGCTTCAGAAGAACTTCCCTGTCTGCCTTCATCAGTTTCTGTGGCCTCGTTTCATGTCCCTCATTATActtctgcttcttcctctttgtctgaaccaGCAAGAAGTGTGAGTACatgtcagtcagggtcttgggcagctctcctctctggtctgtagtcaacatatgctccagaactgtagcagtgatccagcagaagactgggatgtgacacatgatgtggaggctcctgGATGTCTTAATGTGTGAGATGATTTTGCTGAAGAGATCTTCATCACTGAATCtcctcctgaagtactcctccttttGGGCGTCAGTGAAGCCTCGTACTTCTGTTACCCTGTGAACACATgtaggagggatctgattggctgctgcaggtcgggaaGTTATCCAGACGAGAGCTGAGGGAAGTAGATTCCCCTTGAAGAGGTTTGTCAACAGCACGTTGACTGATGacttctgtgtgacatcagacatGATCGTCATGTTGTTGAAATCTAAtgaaagtctgctttcatccaggccgtcaaagatgaacaaaactttacagacagcgagcttctctgctgtgaccttctgtAATTTTGGATGGAAAACATGGATCAGCATGAGAAGACTGTACTGCTCATTTTTGATCAAGTTCAGCTccctgaatgaaaacagaatcaccagactgacatcttggttttccaagccctctgcccagtccagagtaaacttctgcactgagaaggtttttccaacACCAGCAACGCCGCTCGTCAGAACAAATCTGATGTGTCCCTGTTGGTCAGGTAAGATTTTAAAGATGTCGTGACACTTGATTGGAGTGTCATGGAGGGTCTTCATCTTGGAAGCTGTCTCAAGCTGCCTCACCTCATGTTGGGTATTAACCACTTTactctgtccctctgtgatgtagagctcagtgtagatGCTGTTGAGGAGGatttcacttcctgcttcatcagTTCCTTCAGTCACATGTTCACATCTCCTCCTCAGACTGATCTTATGTTCATGTAAAACCTCCTGGAGAGCAACATTCACTAAAACAGAGACAACATGTGAAACTAAACAAAGGGAATCTGACAATAATTCATTATTaccaacacaaaaacaatcagTCTTACTTTGTACAGTGATGGTCTGACTGTCTAGATCCTTCTGGACGTCCTCCtgacacaaagaacagcaggacagctgctcctccacagaAACACCACTCTTCCTATT is a window encoding:
- the LOC137177368 gene encoding NLR family CARD domain-containing protein 3-like isoform X2; amino-acid sequence: MSARVEEEEGRAEPPVSNVLSMKSDRYNDHFLTFSNKPGPSNTKGQTDHRQRAESPASDCLSMKSDRSNRDPPTFSNEPGPSDTKGQTDHRQRSESPASDCLSMKSDRSNRDPPTFNNEPGPSDTKGQTDHRQRAESPASDCLSMKSDRSNRDPPTFSNEPGPSDTKGQTDHRQRSESPASDCLSMKSDRSNRDPPTFNNEPGPSDTKGQTDHRQRAESPASDCLSMKSDRSNRDPPTFSNEPGPSDTKEKNRKSGVSVEEQLSCCSLCQEDVQKDLDSQTITVQMNVALQEVLHEHKISLRRRCEHVTEGTDEAGSEILLNSIYTELYITEGQSKVVNTQHEVRQLETASKMKTLHDTPIKCHDIFKILPDQQGHIRFVLTSGVAGVGKTFSVQKFTLDWAEGLENQDVSLVILFSFRELNLIKNEQYSLLMLIHVFHPKLQKVTAEKLAVCKVLFIFDGLDESRLSLDFNNMTIMSDVTQKSSVNVLLTNLFKGNLLPSALVWITSRPAAANQIPPTCVHRVTEVRGFTDAQKEEYFRRRFSDEDLFSKIISHIKTSRSLHIMCHIPVFCWITATVLEHMLTTDQRGELPKTLTDMYSHFLLVQTKRKKQKYNEGHETRPQKLMKADREVLLKLGRLAFEQLEKGNIIFYQEDLEQCGLDVKEASVYSGFCTEILKTESVTFKKTVYSFVHLSVQEFLAAVYMYHCYTSSNTEVLKAFLGEDYKHEESKPESFLKKISKHFRNDDPTLDDFLMKAMKKSLESENGHLDLFVRFLHGLSLESNQHLLGGLLDWKKNSLEIIQRAVNNLKKMNTNVSPDRSINIFHCLMEMNDRSVHQEIQKFLKSENRSEKKLSEIHCSALSYMLQMSEEVLDELDLKKYNTSDEGRRRLIPAVRNCRKAVLKDCGLSKTHCEVVASALKSNPSHLRELDLSENSNLKDSGLILSAGLESPNCRLETLRLKSCSLSEISCASLLSALKSNPSHLRELDLSEDYSRDRSEKNLQFDFLESPDCRLETLRLKSCSLSEISCASLLSTLKSNPSHLRELDLSYNSSRDGSGRNLQFDFLESPHCRLETLRLKSCSLSEISCASLLSALKSNPSHLRELELSDSKSLNSSRTKLPFDFLESPDCRLETLRLKSCSLSEISCASLLSALKSNPSHLRELELSDNESLNGSRRKLCDFLESPHCRLETLRLKSCSLSEISCASLLSALKSNPSHLRELELSDNESLNGSRRKLCDFLESPHCRLETLRLKSCRLSEISCASLLSALKSNPSHLRELNLSDNKSLNGSGTKLPFDFLESPDCRLETLRLKSCSLSEISCASLLSALKSNPSHLRELDLNYNESLNRSRTKLPFDFLESPHCRLETLRLKSCWLSEISCASLLSALKSNPSHLRELELSNNFSRDDSERNLQFDFLESPHCRLETLRLRSCSLSEISCASLLSALKSNPSHLRELELSGNYSRDGSERNLQFDFLESPDCRLETLRLYGCGLSEISCASLVSALKSNPSHLRELNLFGNSSSSSDKKLLSDLQESPDCRLKTLSLW